In the genome of Pelodiscus sinensis isolate JC-2024 chromosome 3, ASM4963464v1, whole genome shotgun sequence, one region contains:
- the DLK2 gene encoding protein delta homolog 2, translating to MLRSFCLQLMSLVWILLAHHHLAQGDDCSEHCNLAHGSCDQDGKCRCDPGWEGEYCEQCVRMPSCLHGTCHQPWQCICHNGWAGKFCDKDVHICEHNPPCQNGAGCVYDGDGEYSCLCSEGFHGKDCERKTGPCEKAGFPCRNGGQCQDENGFAKNFTCRCLAGFVGALCEEDVDDCLMRPCANGAICQDGINRFSCQCQVGFEGRFCTININDCASHPCKNGAKCYDRINDFDCLCPEGFTGKTCEASAPEPTWVPFYLSANKENNDPLKSTTSEYLWVTQPEPVRTVVTGKRVANHSEKASGGGLLKISVKEVVTQRDTGLSESQLVTVLVFGTLTAALVLVTILLMLRNWQRGRRRSNWCQSPSQAARKLQEQECQMGMLNTVMVEPRKTTEL from the exons ATGCTCAGAAGTTTCTGTCTTCAGCTCATGTCCTTGGTTTGGATCCTCTTGGCCCATCATCATCTTGCCCAAG GTGATGACTGCAGTGAGCACTGTAACCTGGCCCACGGCTCCTGTGACCAGGACGGCAAGTGCAG GTGTGACCCAGGCTGGGAAGGAGAATATTGCGAGCAGTGTGTGCGGATGCCGAGCTGTCTCCATGGTACATGCCATCAGCCGTGGCAATGCATCTGTCACAATGGCTGGGCTGGCAAGTTCTGTGACAAAG atGTACACATTTGCGAACACAACCCCCCCTGCCAGAATGGGGCTGGATGCGTCTACGATGGGGACGGGGAGTATTCCTGCCTGTGTTCTGAGGGCTTTCATGGAAAGGACTGTGAGCGGAAGACAGGGCCATGTGAAAAGGCAGG GTTTCCGTGCAGGAATGGTGGGCAGTGCCAGGACGAGAACGGCTTTGCTAAGAACTTCACCTGCAGGTGCCTGGCTGGCTTTGTCGGTGCCCTCTGTGAGGAGGATGTAGATGATTGCCTGATGCGACCCTGTGCCAATGGTGCCATCTGCCAGGACGGTATCAACCGCTTTTCCTGCCAGTGCCAGGTGGGCTTTGAGGGGCGTTTTTGCACCATCAACATCAACGACTGTGCCAGCCACCCGTGCAAAAATGGGGCAAAGTGTTACGATCGCATCAATGATTTTGACTGCTTGTGTCCTGAGGGTTTTACTGGCAAAACGTGTGAGGCCTCTGCTCCGGAACCGACCTGGGTCCCCTTCTACCTTTCTGCTAACAAGGAGAACAATGATCCTCTGAAAAGCACAACCAGCGAGTATCTCTGGGTTACGCAGCCCGAGCCAGTCAGGACTGTGGTTACTGGAAAGCGGGTTGCCAACCACAGTGAGAAAGCCAGTGGGGGAGGGCTGTTGAAAATTTCTGTGAAAGAGGTGGTGACCCAGCGGGACACAGGGTTGAGCGAGTCCCAGCTGGTGACCGTGCTGGTGTTTGGGACACTCACAGCCGCACTGGTCCTGGTGACCATACTGTTAATGCTGCGGAACTGGCAGAGAGGGCGTCGGAGGTCAAACTGGTGCCAAAGCCCCTCACAGGCTGCAAGGAAGCTCCAGGAACAAGAATGTCAAATGGGCATGTTAAATACAGTCATGGTAGAGCCCAGGAAGACAACAGAGCTGTGA